A single window of Cytobacillus dafuensis DNA harbors:
- a CDS encoding response regulator transcription factor encodes MQHRLLLVDDDPSISEMVKNYLTKEGFVVLVALNGEDGISMFLKEEFDLILIDIMMPKLDGIEAIKIIREKSSIPILIMSAKDSDVDKAIGLGFGADDYIAKPFSLLELSARIKAAIRRATKYADHHEQTDQKNVLTFDQLKIDLNSYSVFKANQEMKLTSKEFELLKLFITNQNRVFTKEQLYNLVWNDDYFGDENVINVHIRRLREKIEDDPSDPKYIKTLWGIGYKWVGH; translated from the coding sequence ATGCAGCATCGGCTATTACTTGTTGATGATGATCCTTCGATTAGTGAAATGGTTAAAAACTATTTAACGAAGGAAGGCTTTGTTGTTTTAGTAGCGCTTAATGGAGAAGATGGGATATCTATGTTTTTAAAGGAAGAATTTGATCTTATCTTAATTGACATCATGATGCCGAAGTTAGATGGGATAGAAGCAATCAAGATTATTCGTGAAAAAAGTTCGATTCCGATCTTAATTATGTCTGCGAAAGATAGTGATGTTGATAAAGCGATAGGTTTGGGCTTTGGTGCTGACGATTATATTGCGAAACCATTTTCGCTGCTTGAGCTTTCGGCAAGAATAAAAGCGGCTATTCGACGTGCAACGAAGTATGCTGATCACCATGAACAAACAGATCAAAAGAATGTCCTTACGTTTGATCAATTGAAGATCGATTTAAATAGCTACTCTGTTTTCAAAGCAAATCAAGAGATGAAGCTTACATCGAAAGAGTTCGAGCTATTAAAACTATTTATCACAAATCAAAACCGTGTGTTTACAAAAGAGCAGCTTTACAATCTCGTATGGAATGATGATTATTTTGGGGATGAAAACGTAATTAACGTCCATATTCGAAGATTACGAGAAAAAATAGAAGACGATCCGTCCGATCCGAAATATATAAAGACCTTATGGGGGATTGGCTATAAGTGGGTTGGTCATTAA
- a CDS encoding YeiH family protein, with product MTSHAKAQSSGKEPIQPEKKSDSFWKWIGGIAFTFFIAFLGFLLAKTPGFDHVGQLASAIVIAVLYRNILGYPELLRAGIGFSSKKLLRFAIILYGIKLNIGTVLTDGLGLLIRDAGVIVFAILLTVWLARLLKADKNISLLVGVGTGVCGAAAIAAIAPIIKSKDEDTAIGVGIIALVGTIFAIVYTILRPILPMTDIEYGIWSGISLHEIAHVALAAEPGGQDALAIGLLAKLGRVFLLVPLCFVFMFLMKNKSTDDQKTKIEFPWFLIGFIIMSVIGSYVLGPVIPVSEGFMNGIANVTTWCLTAAMVGLGLNVSLRDLRTKALKPLIAMGITSVVLSVLTYFIV from the coding sequence ATGACATCTCATGCAAAGGCACAATCTTCAGGCAAAGAGCCCATTCAGCCTGAGAAAAAATCAGATTCATTTTGGAAATGGATTGGTGGAATTGCTTTTACCTTTTTCATTGCCTTTCTAGGCTTTTTATTAGCAAAAACACCTGGCTTTGACCATGTTGGGCAACTAGCATCGGCCATTGTGATTGCGGTTTTGTACCGCAATATTTTAGGATATCCAGAACTGCTGCGCGCAGGAATTGGATTTTCCTCGAAAAAGCTTTTACGATTTGCCATTATTCTATATGGAATTAAGCTTAATATTGGAACAGTGTTAACCGACGGTCTTGGATTGCTGATTCGGGATGCTGGCGTCATCGTTTTTGCGATATTACTGACAGTCTGGCTAGCCCGTTTGCTAAAAGCAGATAAAAATATTTCCCTGCTTGTTGGAGTAGGTACTGGTGTATGCGGTGCCGCAGCGATTGCGGCCATTGCCCCTATCATTAAATCGAAGGATGAGGATACGGCCATTGGGGTTGGGATCATTGCCCTTGTTGGGACAATATTTGCCATCGTTTATACCATTTTACGCCCTATTTTACCGATGACAGACATAGAGTATGGCATTTGGTCAGGAATTAGCTTACATGAGATCGCCCATGTAGCCTTGGCAGCTGAGCCTGGGGGCCAAGATGCTCTCGCTATTGGCTTATTAGCAAAATTAGGCCGAGTATTCCTGCTTGTTCCTCTCTGCTTTGTTTTTATGTTTTTGATGAAAAATAAAAGCACTGATGATCAAAAAACGAAAATTGAATTTCCATGGTTCTTAATTGGGTTTATTATCATGAGTGTGATTGGCAGCTATGTACTAGGTCCTGTCATTCCTGTTTCAGAGGGCTTTATGAATGGGATAGCAAATGTGACAACCTGGTGTTTAACAGCTGCAATGGTCGGACTTGGATTAAACGTCAGTCTGCGTGATTTGCGCACGAAGGCATTGAAGCCGTTAATCGCAATGGGAATTACATCGGTTGTACTTTCTGTCTTAACCTATTTTATCGTTTAA
- a CDS encoding LysR family transcriptional regulator, producing the protein MDQQLAVFVKVAEKQNFSRAAEELHMTQPAVSQYIQALERTMGTTLLERSNKYVRLNKAGEIVYHHAKEILGLYTRMNDLIDDLTNNASGPLSIGASYTFGEYVLPHLIAKMQKKYPLVSPKITIGNTKEIAELILAKQLDVGIVEGHYDNKRLLIEPFANDSMCVVASPQNRLAQTDGVVPIAELEKETWIVRENGSGTREAVDKMFKQYRIAPKKCLEFGSTQLIKEAVEAGLGISLLSDWAIHKELSLGTLHIIKAKDLVIKREFSTVLSSPFQTKALKVFLEIIRENQN; encoded by the coding sequence ATGGATCAGCAATTAGCTGTCTTTGTAAAAGTAGCTGAAAAACAAAATTTCTCTCGTGCTGCCGAGGAGCTGCATATGACTCAGCCAGCAGTCAGCCAATATATACAAGCATTAGAACGTACAATGGGAACGACTTTATTAGAACGAAGCAATAAATATGTGCGCTTAAATAAAGCAGGAGAAATCGTTTATCATCATGCAAAAGAAATTTTGGGACTTTATACGAGAATGAATGATTTAATTGATGATCTTACAAACAATGCAAGCGGTCCCCTTTCAATCGGAGCAAGCTATACCTTCGGGGAATATGTACTGCCTCATTTGATTGCAAAAATGCAAAAAAAATATCCTTTAGTTAGCCCCAAGATTACAATCGGGAACACAAAGGAAATAGCAGAATTAATTCTAGCGAAACAATTAGATGTTGGAATTGTGGAAGGCCATTATGATAATAAAAGATTACTTATCGAGCCTTTTGCAAACGATTCTATGTGTGTTGTTGCATCTCCTCAAAATAGATTAGCACAAACGGATGGTGTGGTGCCGATTGCAGAACTAGAAAAGGAAACATGGATTGTCCGTGAAAACGGTTCTGGAACGAGAGAAGCAGTTGATAAAATGTTTAAGCAATATCGTATAGCTCCTAAGAAATGCTTGGAATTTGGCAGTACGCAACTCATTAAGGAAGCAGTAGAGGCAGGTTTAGGGATAAGTTTACTATCCGATTGGGCCATTCATAAGGAATTGTCACTTGGAACACTACACATCATCAAAGCAAAAGATCTAGTCATTAAACGCGAATTTTCAACCGTACTAAGCTCCCCATTTCAGACAAAAGCATTGAAGGTTTTCCTAGAGATCATTCGAGAAAACCAAAATTGA
- a CDS encoding anti-repressor SinI family protein has product MKAGDDQMYLEKNKRFSELDNEWLALILTAKRLGLTPTEIRDFFSKDKQEHALDPFKHAPQK; this is encoded by the coding sequence ATGAAAGCGGGAGATGATCAGATGTATTTGGAAAAAAATAAAAGATTCAGTGAATTAGATAATGAATGGCTCGCTTTAATCTTAACAGCAAAGAGACTAGGGTTAACTCCAACGGAAATAAGAGATTTTTTTAGTAAAGATAAGCAGGAGCATGCTCTAGATCCTTTTAAGCATGCCCCACAAAAATGA
- a CDS encoding TetR/AcrR family transcriptional regulator produces MNLRGRKKGANGQESRALLLKIAADEFAHHGFHGTKISSIVKKAQLTQPTFYLYFESKEAIYQELVDLFHEKLSFLTKKSRLEEGLDSHSLPIQIKHGLANILTFFMENQSLTRIGFFISPQSEVIKKQMAKQIEENLLSEVEKGYFNPNIDMSMVSEGLIGVIERLTLTKLFQGEKEPEALAREIVFLFLYGMNVPREC; encoded by the coding sequence ATGAACCTGAGAGGAAGAAAGAAAGGGGCAAATGGTCAAGAGAGTCGAGCATTGTTATTGAAAATAGCTGCAGATGAATTTGCTCATCATGGCTTTCATGGTACAAAGATCAGCTCCATTGTTAAAAAAGCACAATTGACTCAACCAACCTTCTATCTTTATTTTGAAAGCAAGGAAGCTATCTATCAGGAATTAGTAGATTTATTCCATGAAAAACTATCCTTCCTCACGAAGAAAAGTCGTCTTGAAGAGGGTCTCGACTCCCATTCCTTGCCCATTCAAATCAAACACGGACTAGCAAATATCTTAACCTTTTTCATGGAGAATCAGAGCTTAACACGGATTGGTTTTTTCATTTCTCCTCAATCAGAAGTTATTAAGAAGCAAATGGCTAAACAAATAGAAGAAAATCTTCTATCAGAAGTAGAAAAAGGCTATTTTAATCCTAATATTGATATGAGTATGGTTTCAGAAGGATTGATCGGTGTAATTGAAAGATTAACTTTAACTAAATTATTTCAGGGAGAAAAGGAACCTGAAGCACTTGCTAGAGAAATTGTTTTCCTTTTTCTATATGGAATGAATGTGCCGAGGGAGTGTTAA
- a CDS encoding YitT family protein: protein MVIFIGSLLLGIGINGFLVPHRLLDGGITGIALIIHYYLDFPTGLCMFLISLPLSFYAWYRERDYFYNSIIGLIVAAAFIDWLAPIRTQFILPILPSVLLGGTLIGVGIGIMLRYQTSTGGTDLLAQFISKAFSINIGVIILMIDGIITAAAYGILGVQVFLFSCLTIAVIGLVTSLITRPIGRGT, encoded by the coding sequence ATGGTAATTTTTATAGGGAGTTTGTTATTGGGGATTGGAATAAATGGATTTTTAGTTCCTCATCGATTATTGGATGGGGGGATTACAGGGATTGCCCTGATTATTCATTATTATTTAGACTTTCCGACAGGTCTTTGTATGTTCTTAATAAGTCTTCCTCTTAGCTTTTATGCATGGTATCGGGAGCGAGATTACTTTTATAATAGCATTATTGGTTTAATTGTGGCGGCTGCATTTATTGATTGGTTAGCTCCGATTAGAACACAATTCATACTCCCTATTCTTCCTAGTGTCTTATTAGGAGGGACTCTCATTGGGGTAGGTATTGGGATAATGCTTCGATATCAGACAAGCACTGGAGGAACAGACTTGTTGGCGCAGTTTATTTCCAAGGCATTTTCCATCAATATTGGAGTAATCATTTTAATGATTGACGGAATAATTACTGCCGCAGCATATGGGATATTGGGCGTCCAAGTCTTCCTTTTTTCTTGTTTAACCATTGCTGTTATTGGGTTAGTCACTTCTTTGATCACAAGACCTATTGGTCGGGGAACATAG
- a CDS encoding N-acetylmuramoyl-L-alanine amidase gives MVKVFIDPGHGGTDSGAVGNGIQEKNITLQISTRIRDILLNEYDNVSIQMSRTSDLTVSLTERTNAANAWGADFLLSVHINSGGGTGYEDYIYPGVGTPTTTYQNNIHSEVMNLVNFSDRGKKTANFHMLRESNMPALLTENGFIDNANDATKLKTSSFIESIARGHVNGIVKSFNLPKKATAVYHIVVQGDTVYSLSQKYGSTIQQIKDWNGLDANYTIYIGQKLRVK, from the coding sequence ATGGTAAAAGTATTTATCGATCCAGGTCATGGGGGAACAGATTCGGGTGCAGTTGGAAATGGCATTCAGGAAAAAAATATTACGTTACAAATTTCTACAAGAATTAGAGACATTCTTTTAAATGAATATGACAATGTATCAATTCAAATGAGTCGTACAAGTGATCTAACCGTTTCTTTAACTGAGCGAACGAATGCTGCGAATGCTTGGGGAGCTGATTTTTTATTGTCAGTTCATATTAATTCTGGCGGGGGGACAGGCTATGAAGACTATATTTATCCGGGTGTAGGAACACCGACCACGACCTATCAGAATAATATTCACTCCGAAGTTATGAATCTTGTTAATTTTTCTGATCGAGGTAAAAAGACTGCCAATTTCCATATGCTTCGTGAATCAAATATGCCAGCATTGTTAACGGAAAATGGATTTATCGATAATGCAAATGATGCAACTAAATTAAAAACAAGCTCATTTATCGAAAGTATTGCTCGTGGTCATGTGAATGGCATCGTGAAAAGCTTTAATCTGCCAAAGAAAGCAACCGCTGTCTATCATATTGTTGTACAGGGCGATACCGTCTATTCTTTAAGCCAAAAATATGGCAGCACCATTCAACAGATTAAGGATTGGAATGGACTTGATGCGAATTACACCATTTATATCGGTCAAAAACTTCGAGTAAAATAA
- a CDS encoding phage holin translates to MIKDMATLIGGFLTALLLFFGTIGVSFEWFTQDSINAFVVLISAAIALGINLYAVYKNTYVLTKKAKLQKEFLERNNLK, encoded by the coding sequence ATGATTAAGGATATGGCTACACTAATCGGGGGCTTTCTAACAGCCCTTTTATTATTTTTCGGAACGATCGGTGTTTCGTTTGAATGGTTTACGCAAGACAGTATCAATGCATTTGTCGTATTGATTTCAGCGGCTATTGCTTTGGGCATCAATCTATATGCTGTTTATAAAAATACGTATGTATTGACGAAGAAAGCAAAGCTTCAGAAAGAATTTCTTGAGCGGAACAATCTTAAATAA
- a CDS encoding hemolysin XhlA family protein, translating into MDEINFVKNNVVSIKTSVEDMKQDIRKLQDKTLIHDREIREIKSDLKEIKEDTKWLRRAITNAFIAALIVGAVAIFYAAINFNQ; encoded by the coding sequence ATGGATGAGATAAACTTTGTGAAGAATAATGTAGTGTCAATTAAAACATCAGTCGAAGACATGAAGCAGGATATTCGCAAGCTTCAGGATAAGACACTGATTCATGATCGGGAGATTCGTGAAATTAAGTCGGATTTAAAGGAAATAAAAGAGGATACGAAATGGCTACGGAGGGCGATAACGAATGCATTTATTGCGGCGTTAATCGTTGGCGCTGTAGCTATTTTTTATGCGGCAATAAATTTTAATCAGTAA
- a CDS encoding helix-turn-helix domain-containing protein, translating into MSHDEIEKLIYDYHWLRKEVNRLEKIIFGFSVPIKSLGAAQYGIEATLPKGSPMKSAAELEALDLREKRLYKRLNLYRVKVFAIEKITELYLVDDQELTLIDCMMEGMSYRAIAAHLGISREKVRIIKNEMIDHICQNCHFLHELKLDKSAV; encoded by the coding sequence ATGAGTCATGATGAAATCGAAAAACTAATTTATGATTATCATTGGTTGCGGAAAGAGGTGAATCGGTTAGAAAAAATTATTTTTGGATTCTCTGTCCCTATAAAAAGTTTAGGAGCTGCACAATATGGAATAGAAGCAACATTGCCAAAAGGAAGTCCGATGAAGAGTGCAGCTGAATTAGAAGCATTAGATTTAAGAGAGAAGCGATTATATAAGCGATTAAATTTGTATAGAGTAAAAGTGTTTGCAATTGAAAAGATTACAGAGCTTTATTTAGTAGACGATCAAGAGCTTACTTTAATAGATTGCATGATGGAGGGAATGAGTTATCGAGCAATTGCCGCTCATTTAGGCATTTCAAGAGAAAAGGTACGTATTATAAAAAACGAAATGATCGACCATATCTGCCAAAATTGCCATTTTTTGCATGAGTTGAAACTAGATAAATCAGCAGTGTAA
- a CDS encoding helix-turn-helix domain-containing protein, which yields MMTLGQSLKSLRNKKGLSQYEVADKLGIKRGRYNSWENDIAKPRFDMLDKICDFFNIPMSELIGQSEDKMFVSPNASPLSEKDEKDIAKRMEKIKNDLTNEDGLSFNGEPMSPEAIESLLEAMEYAVRQTQRINKKYDPHKNKKENK from the coding sequence ATGATGACTCTTGGACAAAGTCTAAAAAGTCTTCGCAATAAAAAAGGGTTGAGTCAATATGAGGTTGCTGACAAATTGGGTATAAAAAGAGGGCGCTATAACTCTTGGGAGAATGATATAGCGAAGCCACGTTTTGATATGCTAGATAAAATTTGTGATTTTTTCAATATTCCAATGAGTGAACTGATCGGTCAATCTGAAGATAAAATGTTTGTTTCTCCTAATGCCTCTCCACTTTCTGAAAAGGACGAGAAAGACATTGCTAAACGAATGGAAAAAATAAAAAATGACTTAACAAATGAAGACGGCCTAAGTTTCAATGGAGAGCCTATGAGCCCAGAGGCCATTGAATCACTTTTAGAGGCAATGGAATATGCTGTTCGCCAAACACAAAGGATTAACAAGAAATACGATCCTCATAAAAACAAAAAAGAGAATAAGTAG
- a CDS encoding ImmA/IrrE family metallo-endopeptidase has translation MGWIKKAVNEIKKKYKTSDPFEIASLKNIHIIPWNLHEEILGFYKYDKRNKYIFINNNLDNEMKKYICAHELGHAILHPRVNTPFLRKNTLFSLDKIEVEADIFAVEILIPDELLYENISNTTTIYDASAAYGVPSELIHLKKY, from the coding sequence TTGGGATGGATCAAAAAAGCAGTGAATGAAATAAAGAAAAAGTATAAAACTTCTGACCCATTCGAAATTGCATCTTTAAAGAATATACATATTATTCCTTGGAACTTACATGAAGAAATTTTGGGCTTTTATAAATATGATAAAAGAAACAAGTATATTTTCATTAATAACAATCTAGACAATGAAATGAAGAAATATATATGTGCCCATGAATTAGGACACGCGATCCTGCATCCAAGAGTGAATACACCTTTCTTAAGAAAAAATACTCTTTTCTCATTAGATAAGATCGAAGTTGAGGCAGATATCTTTGCCGTTGAAATATTAATCCCTGACGAACTTTTATATGAAAATATAAGCAATACCACTACCATTTACGATGCTTCCGCTGCCTACGGTGTGCCATCAGAGCTCATTCATTTGAAAAAGTATTAA
- a CDS encoding TIGR04053 family radical SAM/SPASM domain-containing protein, with amino-acid sequence MHPIIDYNENPFIVIWETTRACQLKCVHCRAEAQTTPHPDELSHEEGIKLIDQIYEMNNPMLVFTGGDCMMREDLYKLADYAVKKGMRVSMTPSATPNVTKEKMIMAKEVGLSRWGFSLDGPTPEIHDFFRGTPGSFDLTVEKIKYLNELNMSHQINTVINRYNYDHLEEMAELVKELKAVVWYVFTLVPTGRGQMKDCITPAEHEKVFRWLYQLSKTSPYDIKTTASQHYRRVVLQEKVREKALSKENIRYEDTITKDMAFMVDGLKRAPRGVNDGNGFAFVSHTGDVYPSGLLPIKAGNIKETPLKEIYRESKIFKELRDPDNYKGKCGVCEYRFVCGGSRSRSYAVTGDYLESEPFCVYIPEALRNKKEQTSI; translated from the coding sequence ATGCATCCAATTATTGACTATAATGAAAATCCATTTATCGTTATTTGGGAAACGACGAGAGCGTGTCAGCTAAAGTGCGTACACTGTAGAGCTGAGGCGCAAACAACACCACATCCAGATGAATTATCACATGAAGAGGGAATTAAGCTAATTGATCAAATCTACGAAATGAATAATCCAATGCTAGTGTTTACAGGCGGGGATTGTATGATGAGGGAGGATCTTTATAAGCTTGCAGACTATGCTGTGAAAAAAGGGATGCGAGTTTCGATGACTCCAAGTGCTACTCCTAATGTAACTAAGGAAAAAATGATCATGGCTAAAGAAGTAGGATTATCAAGATGGGGATTTAGCCTAGATGGTCCAACACCTGAAATTCATGATTTCTTTCGCGGAACTCCAGGTTCATTTGATTTGACAGTTGAAAAGATAAAGTATTTAAACGAGCTGAATATGTCTCATCAAATCAATACAGTCATTAATCGTTACAATTATGATCATCTTGAAGAAATGGCTGAGTTGGTGAAGGAACTAAAGGCAGTTGTGTGGTATGTTTTCACTCTAGTTCCGACTGGAAGAGGACAAATGAAGGATTGTATTACACCTGCTGAGCATGAAAAAGTTTTCCGCTGGTTGTATCAATTAAGCAAAACATCTCCTTATGATATTAAAACAACTGCTTCTCAGCATTATCGTCGAGTAGTTCTGCAAGAAAAGGTACGTGAAAAGGCTTTAAGCAAAGAAAATATTCGCTACGAGGATACGATTACAAAAGACATGGCATTTATGGTGGATGGCTTAAAACGTGCTCCTCGAGGTGTAAATGATGGAAATGGCTTTGCTTTCGTTTCACATACAGGTGATGTGTACCCAAGTGGGCTCCTTCCAATTAAAGCCGGAAATATTAAAGAAACACCATTAAAAGAAATTTACCGAGAGTCTAAGATTTTCAAAGAATTACGTGATCCGGATAACTATAAAGGTAAGTGCGGAGTTTGTGAGTATCGCTTTGTCTGTGGTGGTTCTCGTTCAAGATCTTATGCAGTAACTGGTGATTATTTAGAAAGTGAACCGTTCTGTGTCTATATTCCTGAAGCATTAAGGAATAAAAAGGAACAGACATCAATTTAA
- a CDS encoding response regulator transcription factor has protein sequence MIRVMIAEDQKMLRGALTSLLKLEDDIEVVAEAVDGQAAWEAIEKYQPDVCLLDIEIPFMSGLEIAEKLKQVKNSTTKVIIVTTFARPGYLQKAIDAKVDGYLLKDEPIDFLIEAIRKVTKGERVLSTDLAAALFLKEENPLTEREMEVLRLAKEGMTTREIVKALFLTDGTVRNYLSSAIQKLEVTTRQQAIEKARNKGWI, from the coding sequence GTGATTAGAGTTATGATTGCTGAAGATCAGAAAATGCTTCGTGGGGCACTGACTTCATTATTAAAGTTGGAAGACGATATTGAAGTCGTTGCGGAAGCAGTAGACGGTCAAGCAGCATGGGAAGCCATAGAGAAGTATCAGCCAGATGTGTGTCTATTAGATATTGAAATTCCTTTTATGTCAGGACTTGAAATAGCAGAGAAGCTTAAACAAGTTAAGAATTCGACGACAAAGGTAATCATTGTTACGACATTTGCTCGCCCAGGGTATTTGCAAAAAGCAATTGACGCGAAAGTAGATGGCTATTTATTAAAAGATGAGCCGATTGATTTTTTAATTGAGGCTATTCGAAAAGTAACAAAGGGTGAACGTGTACTAAGTACGGATTTAGCGGCAGCTCTATTCTTAAAAGAAGAAAATCCATTAACAGAGCGGGAAATGGAAGTACTCCGTCTTGCAAAGGAAGGGATGACGACGAGAGAAATTGTTAAAGCGTTGTTTCTAACAGATGGTACTGTAAGAAACTATTTGTCTTCTGCCATCCAAAAGCTAGAGGTTACGACGAGACAGCAAGCAATTGAGAAGGCGAGAAATAAAGGATGGATTTAA
- a CDS encoding sensor histidine kinase: MLKKLYPTDQIQKYLLIDVIAVVFLIYKVSITDGVIELPWLLLLVVLYLLCFYVCLWHRDWRLPAASFVGCIVLVLLAVYVDKWIILYGFIFADLLGRARRKVYIAFGIIGIAAMHVLVSLITEGSPFSFAKTLHFPFMIVQMLVPIVIFIKEKANVLQEELDMANGQLILEKERQRIARDLHDTLGQTLTMIKLKSELTKRLIEKDANKAMQELDDILNTSRFALKQVRELVSDMKFVSLEEEIEQSQKILQTAGIVMIHKKQEQMPLLSNVSETMLALSVREAITNIVKHSNAKCCTLTQFDENGLYYIQVTDDGNGQVREGHGNGIQSMKERMEMLQGEAEVNGNPQSGSTITLRAPIHLNGRRKLSD, from the coding sequence ATGCTAAAAAAGCTTTATCCAACTGATCAGATTCAAAAATATTTGCTGATCGATGTGATTGCTGTTGTTTTCTTAATTTATAAAGTTAGCATTACAGACGGAGTGATCGAGCTTCCATGGCTGCTTCTATTAGTTGTTTTGTATTTACTTTGTTTCTACGTCTGCTTATGGCATAGGGATTGGCGGCTTCCGGCTGCCAGTTTCGTTGGCTGTATAGTTCTCGTGCTATTAGCTGTTTATGTAGATAAATGGATTATACTATACGGCTTTATTTTCGCTGATTTACTGGGAAGAGCAAGGCGGAAGGTATATATCGCGTTTGGGATAATAGGAATTGCAGCAATGCATGTTTTAGTCAGCTTGATAACGGAAGGGAGTCCGTTCTCGTTCGCTAAAACGCTTCATTTTCCTTTTATGATTGTACAAATGTTAGTGCCAATCGTTATTTTTATAAAAGAAAAGGCAAATGTTCTTCAAGAAGAACTTGATATGGCAAACGGTCAGCTCATTTTAGAGAAGGAGAGACAGCGTATTGCCAGGGATTTACATGATACACTCGGGCAAACATTAACCATGATAAAACTGAAAAGCGAGTTAACGAAGAGGTTAATTGAAAAAGATGCAAACAAGGCAATGCAGGAGTTAGATGATATATTAAATACTTCACGCTTTGCGTTAAAACAAGTACGGGAGCTCGTATCAGATATGAAATTTGTCTCACTTGAAGAAGAAATCGAACAATCACAAAAAATTTTACAAACAGCTGGGATTGTGATGATTCATAAGAAGCAGGAGCAGATGCCGTTATTATCGAATGTATCTGAAACAATGCTGGCACTCTCTGTTCGTGAGGCCATAACGAATATTGTTAAGCATAGTAATGCCAAGTGTTGTACCCTTACACAATTTGATGAAAACGGCCTCTACTATATTCAAGTTACGGATGACGGAAATGGGCAAGTAAGGGAAGGACATGGAAATGGGATACAATCCATGAAGGAGCGGATGGAAATGCTTCAAGGGGAGGCTGAAGTTAATGGAAATCCTCAAAGTGGCAGTACGATCACGTTAAGGGCTCCAATTCATTTAAATGGGAGGAGAAAGCTAAGTGATTAG